Proteins encoded by one window of Salvia splendens isolate huo1 chromosome 14, SspV2, whole genome shotgun sequence:
- the LOC121763218 gene encoding cytokinin riboside 5'-monophosphate phosphoribohydrolase LOG1-like isoform X2, whose translation MERESEVKTSKFKTICVFCGSSQGNKVSYQEAAIELGNVLVSRSIDLVYGGGSIGLMGLVSQAVHDGGCHVTGVIPKTLMPRELTGQTVGKVKAVADMHQRKAEMAKHSDAFIALPGGYGTLEELLEVITWAQLGIHDKPVGLLNVDGYYNSLLSFIDKAVEEGFISPNARHIIVSAPTAKELVKKLEEYVPRHERVASKLSWEIEQQLGYSQSYDIAR comes from the exons atggagagagagagtgaagtgAAAACATCAAAGTTTAAGACGATTTGCGTCTTCTGTGGGAGTAGCCAAGGCAACAAAGTTAGCTATCAAGAAGCTGCGATTGAACTCGGCAAcgttttg GTTTCAAGGAGCATTGATCTAGTGTATGGAGGAGGCAGCATAGGCCTAATGGGGCTGGTTTCTCAGGCTGTCCACGACGGTGGCTGCCACGTCACTGG AGTGATTCCCAAGACGCTCATGCCTCGAGAG TTAACTGGACAAACAGTAGGGAAAGTGAAGGCAGTTGCAGACATGCATCAAAGGAAAGCAGAAATGGCTAAGCATTCTGATGCTTTTATTGCCTTACCAG GTGGTTATGGAACTCTGGAGGAACTGCTTGAAGTTATAACATGGGCTCAGCTCGGGATCCATGACAAGCCG GTAGGTTTGCTGAACGTGGATGGATACTACAACTCGTTGCTCTCATTTATCGACAAAGCAGTCGAGGAGGGCTTCATCAGCCCCAACGCCCGCCACATCATTGTGTCTGCACCAACAGCCAAAGAGCTTGTGAAGAAGCTAGAG GAATACGTTCCGCGCCACGAGAGAGTAGCTTCGAAACTGAGCTGGGAGATAGAGCAGCAGCTAGGCTACTCCCAGAGTTATGATATTGCCAGATGA
- the LOC121763218 gene encoding cytokinin riboside 5'-monophosphate phosphoribohydrolase LOG1-like isoform X3, with product MGLVSQAVHDGGCHVTGVIPKTLMPRELTGQTVGKVKAVADMHQRKAEMAKHSDAFIALPGGYGTLEELLEVITWAQLGIHDKPVGLLNVDGYYNSLLSFIDKAVEEGFISPNARHIIVSAPTAKELVKKLEEYVPRHERVASKLSWEIEQQLGYSQSYDIAR from the exons ATGGGGCTGGTTTCTCAGGCTGTCCACGACGGTGGCTGCCACGTCACTGG AGTGATTCCCAAGACGCTCATGCCTCGAGAG TTAACTGGACAAACAGTAGGGAAAGTGAAGGCAGTTGCAGACATGCATCAAAGGAAAGCAGAAATGGCTAAGCATTCTGATGCTTTTATTGCCTTACCAG GTGGTTATGGAACTCTGGAGGAACTGCTTGAAGTTATAACATGGGCTCAGCTCGGGATCCATGACAAGCCG GTAGGTTTGCTGAACGTGGATGGATACTACAACTCGTTGCTCTCATTTATCGACAAAGCAGTCGAGGAGGGCTTCATCAGCCCCAACGCCCGCCACATCATTGTGTCTGCACCAACAGCCAAAGAGCTTGTGAAGAAGCTAGAG GAATACGTTCCGCGCCACGAGAGAGTAGCTTCGAAACTGAGCTGGGAGATAGAGCAGCAGCTAGGCTACTCCCAGAGTTATGATATTGCCAGATGA
- the LOC121763218 gene encoding cytokinin riboside 5'-monophosphate phosphoribohydrolase LOG1-like isoform X1 → MSNFLVLFSCKCVRTSSLFQAINNVQYLFFSLYIEMTIETFHGDGREHFFSSLKSQKIPNMFGVSFKVSRSIDLVYGGGSIGLMGLVSQAVHDGGCHVTGVIPKTLMPRELTGQTVGKVKAVADMHQRKAEMAKHSDAFIALPGGYGTLEELLEVITWAQLGIHDKPVGLLNVDGYYNSLLSFIDKAVEEGFISPNARHIIVSAPTAKELVKKLEEYVPRHERVASKLSWEIEQQLGYSQSYDIAR, encoded by the exons ATGAGCAattttttggttttgttttcATGCAAATGTGTTCGTACATCGAGTCTTTTTCAAgcaataaataatgtacaatatcttttcttctctctctatatTGAAATGACTATTGAGACATTTCATGGAGATGGCAGAGAACATTTCTTCTCTTCCTTAAAAAG TCAGAAAATTCCTAACATGTTTGGGGTGAGTTTCAAGGTTTCAAGGAGCATTGATCTAGTGTATGGAGGAGGCAGCATAGGCCTAATGGGGCTGGTTTCTCAGGCTGTCCACGACGGTGGCTGCCACGTCACTGG AGTGATTCCCAAGACGCTCATGCCTCGAGAG TTAACTGGACAAACAGTAGGGAAAGTGAAGGCAGTTGCAGACATGCATCAAAGGAAAGCAGAAATGGCTAAGCATTCTGATGCTTTTATTGCCTTACCAG GTGGTTATGGAACTCTGGAGGAACTGCTTGAAGTTATAACATGGGCTCAGCTCGGGATCCATGACAAGCCG GTAGGTTTGCTGAACGTGGATGGATACTACAACTCGTTGCTCTCATTTATCGACAAAGCAGTCGAGGAGGGCTTCATCAGCCCCAACGCCCGCCACATCATTGTGTCTGCACCAACAGCCAAAGAGCTTGTGAAGAAGCTAGAG GAATACGTTCCGCGCCACGAGAGAGTAGCTTCGAAACTGAGCTGGGAGATAGAGCAGCAGCTAGGCTACTCCCAGAGTTATGATATTGCCAGATGA
- the LOC121765911 gene encoding 29 kDa ribonucleoprotein A, chloroplastic-like, which produces MAAASLHSLSLSLSLSLSLTPPTLCFVSTSSLAPSSLKPLALPRPPLLSLSTIGSYAHPIPKFVRNVAISSELGEEVEEGEDEDASPQPNFSPELKLFVGNLPFTVDSSRLAGLFEQAGNVEMVEVIYDKATGRSRGFGFVTMSTVEEVEAAAQQFNGYELQGRALRVSSGPPPPRDENFSPRGPRGGSSIDNTNRLYVGNLAWGVDNLTLETLFSEQGKVKEATVVYDRDSGRSRGFGFVTYGSAQEVDNAIRSFDGMDLNGRSIRVSRAEARPKREY; this is translated from the exons ATGGCTGCTGCCTCGCTccactccctctctctctccctctccctctccctctccctcactcCGCCAACCCTATGCTTCGTTTCCACGTCTTCGCTTGCTCCCTCTTCTCTCAAACCCCTCGCATTGCCAAGGCCGccccttctctccctctctaccATCGGCAGCTACGCCCACCCAATCCCTAAATTCGTCCGCAACGTCGCCATTTCCTCTGAATTGGGCGAAGAGGTGGAGGAGGGAGAGGATGAAGACGCGTCCCCGCAGCCCAATTTCTCGCCCGAGTTGAAACTTTTCGTTGGGAATTTGCCGTTCACCGTTGATAGCTCTCGGCTTGCCGGGCTGTTTGAACAAGCCGGGAATGTTGAGATGGTTGAG GTTATCTATGACAAGGCTACAGGAAGAAGCCGGGGTTTTGGTTTCGTGACTATGTCCACAGTCGAGGAAGTAGAAGCTGCCGCTCAACAATTCAATGGATAT GAACTTCAAGGTAGGGCTTTGAGGGTGAGCTCTGGCCCACCACCTCCTAGGGATGAAAACTTCTCGCCCCGAGGACCCAGGGGAGGGTCGAGTATCGACAACACCAACAGGCTTTATGTGGGTAACCTTGCGTGGGGTGTTGACAATCTTACCCTTGAAACCTTGTTTAGTGAGCAGGGGAAGGTTAAGGAAGCCACTGTTGTCTATGACAGAGACAGTGGTAGGTCGAGGGGCTTTGGTTTCGTAACGTATGGTTCAGCTCAAGAGGTTGACAATGCTATCAGATCATTCGATGGCATG GACCTCAACGGTAGATCTATTCGAGTGAGCAGAGCTGAAGCCCGTCCAAAGCGTGAATATTAA